A stretch of DNA from Arachis hypogaea cultivar Tifrunner chromosome 19, arahy.Tifrunner.gnm2.J5K5, whole genome shotgun sequence:
AAATTGAGTAAACCTAATTTAAttgcattatattttaatttttttaattattttttattatatatctattaataatgattgattttttttaaatgaataatataaaaaggaACTAACttaaaaacttaaaatcaaaatttatcatattacgaagttttaaatttatttttttctattcaaatatttatattgataatttggtttctattatatattagttattatctcttaattgatttttttataattaaaatttgtaattgagtatatttcattttctaatttaattttttgattgatttttttttaaatagatgtATTCGGAAAAAATGATCCAAATACTTGCACAAAAATGTGGCCATTATCATTTTGTTCgctcatcaattttacataaatctaattattttattggtctttatagttttatcaaatttataattagattttttttcaattaggtctttatattacTTTTAATATTGCAATTAGATCGTTGtcaatgtaaaaaatattagaattaacaaaatattttttcgcAAACTAAGGTACCCATAGTATATCTTTGAccacatttttttcgaaaaaatattttattaattttaatattttaatataaaaataatataattacaaaattaaaaatagtataaaaatttaattaaaaagataatataaaaatataattacaaatttaataaaactaaaaaatcaaccgaatatataattaaatattttatatatttaaatttttatattcatataattaaataattaattaatttccaaAATATTTAGATtatattgattgatttttttataaataaaatatataatttattaaaaaattttactattatTAACCGTATTAACTAGGCTCAATTTTATTGATATGGAGGCTTTGTGTGTGTTATATCCGGATATGGAGTCATGGAAGCGCAATACAGATATGTGGGGCAGCTTTTTTGTTAATGTCAGGTTGAACAACTCGGATGGTGCGAGTTGTTTGAGCATCTTTTTTAAAGTGCAAATCGGTTGGTCCAATTTGAGGAGGAAGCGTTGGTGAAATTATGCATGATGCAAATCGTACCATCCGTTTTGCTAGAagtgtggtttttttttttttttttttgtgatgtgTTAtggaaatcggagggtccgacatgcaattgtttattatttttttgaatccATGAAAGGTaatcgcatggtccgatttgGTTGGCACTTTATATAAAAGTTGCTGAAAAGTGGATCAGAGCAATaactctctcatcttcttcgtCTCCTTCTCCAACGGTCCTCCTGGTTTTAGTTTCTCTGTTTATTCACTTGTTTAGTAAAGGAGCcaaaaaatcagaactcaaattTATGAGTTTGTTAATGTGATTGTGAGAAATGAGTGATAGAGTGTTATTGAAggtgtattattttggtcagattttgttacaaacattTGAAGGAGTAACATTTGTTTGTGAAAATCCGTTAGATTTGGTAATTCCTTTTTcaatctcatttgaagagctCAAAGGTGTGATCTGTGAAAAAATTCAGTCTGAGAGGGCAAGAAGGATATCATGTATTCTATACAGAAATCCTATACAAGTGTTTGGTGTATTCGTccagtttcaaaccaaatatgtaacggacgaagcgagcatgcaagacATGTTTTCCATGTATATTGAAAATCGGAGTCAACTctcgttcatcgagttgtatgttgagtttgagcaATCTGAGGCCGATCGGAATATTCTACGGGAGGAttacaatagtgacagtgaagaagagttcgaaagcaacTACGAAGTTGTTGGTCTAGATGGAGATGAGGTTCAAGGTGACGGAGCTATGGCTCCGGATGTGTCTGATGTGGCAACTGCACTGGCAAACGATGTCCCGTTTGAGGAACCATCATTCATGCGAGTAttggatttggaagccatgcatgttccgGAGTTTCCGGATTATAACAATACAGGTACGTAATTCTCCGTATTTATACGAAagattagaattttttattaatttatgttgaTAGCTGGACCAAGTAGCTAAGTTAGGTTTGAAAATATACTCGATCagttaatatttattagttatattagTAGATTAAATAATTATAGCTTGGAATTTATTAGTAGATCAATAAAATTGAAATTGgttaaattgaattttattaaGTAAATATACTTAAATTAGTTAACTTAAAAATCGTTAAGTTGGTTAAATGtagttaaattataattaagtCAGTATAAAGAGGAATTTATTGGTACATTGAGTAAATATATAAGTAGCAAATTAgtgtaattaaaatttgttaagttGGAAGTTATTAAGTTAAGTCAATATAAGTAAGTTACTTagattaaaaattgttaaattggttaaatttagataaattaaaattaagtcAATTTAAATAGGAATTTATTGGTAGATTAAGTGAATATAACGAGTAAATTAGTTTAGTTAAAATTGGTTACGTTGGAAGTTAATAACTCAATATGAGTAAGtgagttaaattaaaatttgtttaattgGTTAAATacagttaaattaaaattaagtcAGGATAAATAGGAATTTATTAGTAAATTAAGTAATTATAACtagtaaattagttaaattaaaattactatctGTTAGTAGATTAGTTGAATACAAATAAGTTTTTGTTAgggaattatataaatataaatagttTGTAgggttttattataattgatgcaGTAAAAATTCGTGTTACCTATTTATTCGAATGTTTAAATATTTGTGTTTTCTAATTTGATTGCATGGCTGTTCGGGTGGCAGAAATTTCTTTTCTTgcagatggtgaatttgccgTTGGGATAGAATTCAATTCCATGGAAGCTGTTATTAAAGCGATAAAAGAGTATACTATACGAAGAAGCGTAGATTACCGGATCcgggtgtatgagtctgagccgttgacattttatgcgaagtgtacacagtatgggtcagggtgtgattggcttatccgggttagcatgatcagccggaagtactgttgggttataaggaggtataatggcAGTCACACATGTACCAGAGCCACAATTTCTCAGGATCATTCAAAGCTGGATTCGACCACGATTGCAGAAATAATTAAGCCGTTGGTTGAGGCTGACCCCGCCTTAAAGGTAAAATCAGTTATAACAGAGGCGCAATCGAAGTTCAACTACACTGTTAGTTATCGGAAAGCttggttggctaagcaaaaggCGGTTGAAAAAATATTCGGAGGTTGGGAGGCATCGTACGAAGCGTTGCCTATATGGTTTGAAGCCATGTGTCACAAGGAGCCGTCAGCTGTTTTtcattttgagactatgcctgcataCCAAGGTGACGACTTGGTGACTGATATTCGGGTATTGCATCGTGTCTTTTGGAGTTACTACCCCTGCAttagagctttcagacattgtaAGCCAGTTGTCCAGGTGGATGGGACTCACTTATACGGAAAGTACAAGGGTTGTCTACTAGTGGCGGTGTCACAGGATGGTAACAACAACATCGTCCCAATTGCGTTTGCAattgtggagggagagacttcAGATGCGTGGCACTTTTTTCTGAGTAACCTTCGTCAGCATGTTGTCACTCGGGATGGTGTGGGACTGATATCCGACCGTCACGAATCCATAAATGCGGTTGTGGAAAGGAGTAACAGTGCTTGGTCACCTCCGAGAGCCTTTCATatgttttgcatcaggcatatagagtcgAATTTTCTGAGAAAATTCAAGGCGCCGTACTTACAGAAACTGGTCGTCAACATAGGTAACACTCATAATAGTTAACTAATTTAGTATCAAATTTCCATTCAATTCGTGTCTTCACCTCTATTGTTTTAAATACTTCTTTATATCCCGCAGGATATTCGAGGACGGTGCGGGAGTACGAGGTGCGTTACCAACGTTTACGAGAACGGGGAGAGGCATACACTGACTGGTTAAACCGAATCCCCGGAAACAGTACGCGTTGGCATTTGATGGTGGATATCGATGGGGTCATATGACGACAAATCTAGTGGAATGCATCAATTCAGTTTTGAAGGGCGCACGCAATCTCCCCGTAACTGCCCTTGTGAAGGCAACATTCTACAGGCTAAACGAGTTGTTTACCCGAAAAAGAGCGGAGGCGGAAGCCCGGATTAATGCTGGCCATGTGTTTTCTGATGTCGTGACCTCAAAGTTGCATGCAAACCAACTTGCATCAGGAAACATTCAGGTTAGTTGCTTTGATCGGCAGAATGAGGTCTTTGAGGTGCGTGAGATGCCGAGTGGACTGGAGTTTACGGTGGACCTACGTAGCCTTCGATGTGACTGTGGTGAGTTTCAGGTGGACTGGATCCCCTGTCGACATGTCTTTGCATGTTGTGCCAACCAGCGACTGGATTGGCAAGTGTATGTTCATGATGTGTATAAGATGGACCAAGTTCGACGGGTGTACCGAGCAAGGTTTAGGCCACTTGGTAACCCCACTACATGGCCTGCTTATAACGGACCTCGGTTCATCCCAAATCCGTACCTGAGACGCGTTGGGAAAGGTCGGCCAAAAATGACGcgcttcttgaatgagatggacacgcGAATGCTACGTCGGCCTAGGCGATGTACGATATGTGGAGCTAAGGGACACAGTCGTGGCAGATGCCATCAGCAGCGTGGTGCAAATGCCAACAGAGATCAGTAGTAGACTCTTATTTTGAGATGACATTATATATGTGGCAATATTTGGTTTGTCATTAGTTGTCCATTTGAGTTAAGCAAGTATGATATATGTAACCTGTTGCTGTAGCATTACTCTCCATCTGTAGCATTTTATAGTATGATATGAAGTACTACATAATCCACATATTTAATCGCTGCAATAAGTTCACATATACATAAATTCTCTAAACAAACCATCTACTAATAGATAGTCCATAGTCCAAATTATTAATACATAAATTCTCTAAACAAACCATCTAC
This window harbors:
- the LOC114925944 gene encoding uncharacterized protein, whose product is MTTNLVECINSVLKGARNLPVTALVKATFYRLNELFTRKRAEAEARINAGHVFSDVVTSKLHANQLASGNIQVSCFDRQNEVFEVREMPSGLEFTVDLRSLRCDCGEFQVDWIPCRHVFACCANQRLDWQVYVHDVYKMDQVRRVYRARFRPLGNPTTWPAYNGPRFIPNPYLRRVGKGRPKMTRFLNEMDTRMLRRPRRCTICGAKGHSRGRCHQQRGANANRDQ